The following are encoded together in the Chiroxiphia lanceolata isolate bChiLan1 chromosome 8, bChiLan1.pri, whole genome shotgun sequence genome:
- the PPRC1 gene encoding peroxisome proliferator-activated receptor gamma coactivator-related protein 1 isoform X1 has translation MSHLPPLRVWGWGCSAAVCSTGYQEPVCAVEEISTDSGAVQSVYLAPHAPQQCFSLEDDLNLTSLDAETILEAEEILGTMQNYLDSSVISIIEDLSLCEQSKVCLDVQNELSLLTAITEILDSTDDETLSPFDTIMDAELLTSPRERENPSFQKFLTLSRPLLECESPALEQPKALRPLSSSVSVIGKTDADLAWDCAAHGLEDPVLPKKQVCSTPRLERKVGWHRAREQPLPQRSDGEEEEEEAALGVELGSSMKTVDFCVSEAGAAVEEHEDPCIINTGDVSLSELVKSMHPYCLPTFTVCLDPETEPVAKELLSSPVLLEIVPGEGESVEIPVVLQPLAPSSLDLELQLLGAEEGTRASIPEDREELPGAPTQETGVEEKKEEKLPGKEPSCTTPEGTSPPEAAAPGAWSPNSSSWHSTEATVGGKRECSEKGRGRERARKSRKKKAEPDQSKQARPGRDCVAHRLRSAGSGQPPGQLATSRQRAACPSVQVSDFLAQQLERARKEGQMELNAERAPQPRGRPQSTSGAFLPKKVQQDLQKVPSPEMVSVAPEKNKTVVPLEKTTPSVEGQPAAACPNPTDQAEGQGDSQTSAGQSSGVSEAASQLLEQGVQLEPPQSLPAAEPSEGLPKEAKPKALSLREYRIRMLHRQSSLGGSQEDKKQVASKWPSVPEPPAELAEIPCLVSPKRSATDADSAQKGLEKPTSPTAGPSAGKAPTALASATAPATAPPPPSTPMPFAAPNVPPAAGMAPAGMPPASAGAYTLYPPVPSWPCFSPQPMGCHGLPPPPVANSSSAFHMVTGLPPPPMAWPPPAVPPPPPFGPGGPYAPVGWAPPSYWPGIPMPPPVPALAYRDPRTAAQAATAFPAGSHPSTALLQGQLPAAPVLSCPEPPAFPAQPPGLASEVGAAGGPTRPATSRVPDCKRQARLAGESSLPKAPPAPASAQPLPAPLVAAAQPSRVPPAAPAPQAAPTQPPEELQAVTPTQLPKAPPADIHCPVEVSPAAGPVGESPGTCPTEKAVGLGKGTEERALLEPKAATGQELPGQTSTSQAVAPPPKACRESSLPNKVPAVRPWRHQPLLSPAQPSDSSKDIVQAFISEIGIEATDLSSLLEQFEKSEAKKEETPVQPPEDRRPTGSSGPEIQQDGQTQQDRKPPDGLHASELANVAGLTPPATPPHQLWKPLPAVSLLAKAKSPGSTSQEGSQKTAKPMKAKPLPPNKIQGNSVVLAPTGTAPNHVCSGDHDYCIPAVARPESNSITGTQPPAKGGSRWNVKRHRDITIKPISSLTKRTLDQPEPTPPAPPTTVRPIQEPVGTACLAPLDYRTTIPNKATTRCSSPPTSVLLSPAASPCRDQEVRTRSAQPSHAAAKRSLRCYRRPQDSPSPSADSWRAGRSRASRSFSSSSDGASESSSSSSSSSSRSRSRSFSPPPKRWRRYRSRCSRSSSSRSSCGSCGRSRDRSSSSSSTSSYSSRSISHSQSRSPSPRRRSNRRRRYSCDAQDHYQRQRILQKERAIEERRVVFIGKIPSRMTRSELQHRFSVFGDIEECTLHFRSEGDNYGFVTYRYAEEAFAAIESGHKLRRPDEQPFDLCFGGRRQFCRRNYADLDSNREDFDPAPVKSKFDSLDFDTLLRQAQRSLRR, from the exons ATGTCCCACCTGCCTCCTCTGCGtgtttggggctgggggtgctcagccgCGGTTTGCAGCACAGGCTATCAGGAGCCCGTGTGTGCTGTGGAGGAGATCAGCACCGATAGTGGGGCTGTGCAAAGTGTTTACCTGGCTCCCCATGCTCCTCAACAGTGCTTTTCCCTCGAGGATGACTTGAACTTAACGTCGTTGGATGCAGAAACCATCTTGGAGGCTGAAGAGATCCTCGGGACAATGCAGAACTATCTTGACTCCTCTGTGATCTCCATCATTGAGGATCTCTCTCTGTGCGAG CAGAGCAAGGTCTGCCTGGATGTGCAGAACGAGCTGTCCTTGCTGACTGCCATCACGGAGATCCTGGACAGCACAGATGATGAGACCCTGTCCCCCTTTGACACCATCAtggatgcagagctgctgacCTCGCCTCGTGAGCGGGAGAATCCCTCG TTTCAGAAGTTTCTCACCTTGTCCCGTCCGTTGCTGGAATGTGAGAgccctgccctggagcagcccaAGGCTCTCAGGCCTCTcagcagcagtgtctctgtGATTGGGAAG ACTGATGCAGACCTGGCCTGGGACTGTGCTGCTCACGGCCTCGAGGACCCAGTGCTGCCAAAGAAGCAAGTCTGCAGCACCCCGAGACTGGAGAGGAAGGTGGGCTGGCACCGGGCCCgagagcagcccctgccacaGCGCAGTgatggggaggaagaagaggaggaagctgCCTTGGGTGTGGAGCTAGGCAGCAGCATGAAGACTGTGGATTTCTGTGTGAGCGAGGCTGGGGCAGCAGTGGAGGAGCACGAAGACCCCTGCATCATCAACACAGGTGATGTGTCTCTGAGTGAGCTGGTGAAGTCCATGCACCCGTACTGCCTGCCCACCTTCACTGTGTGCCTGGACCCCGAGACTGAGCCCGTGGCCAAGGAGCTTCTGAGCAGTCCGGTCTTGCTGGAAATTGTGCCTGGCGAGGGAGAGAGTGTGGAGATCCCTGTGGTCCTGCAGCCCTTGGCTCCTAGCTCCCTCGATCtggagctccagctcctgggagcagaggagggtACCAGGGCATCAATCCCAGAGGATAgagaggagctgccaggagctCCAACCCAGGAAACTGGGgtggaggagaagaaggaggaaaaactgcCTGGGAAGGAGCCCTCTTGCACTACCCCGGAGGGCACCTCCCcaccagaggcagcagcacctggagccTGGAGtcccaacagcagctcctggcacagcacgGAAGCCACAGTGGGTGGGAAACGCGAGTGCTCTGAGAAGGGACGGGGCCGTGAGAGAGCAAGGAAGAGTcggaaaaagaaagcagagccGGACCAAAGCAAGCAGGCCAGGCCTGGCAGGGACTGTGTGGCCCACCGGCTTCgctctgctggctctgggcagcccCCGGGCCAACTGGCCACCAGCCGTCAGCGGGCAGCATGTCCTTCCGTCCAGGTCTCAGActtcctggcacagcagctggaaCGAGCCCGGAAGGAGGGGCAGATGGAGCTGAATGCTGAGCGGGCACCACAACCCCGGGGCAGGCCCCAGAGCACATCAGGGGCCTTCCTGCCCAAGAAAGTGCAGCAGGATCTGCAGAAGGTGCCATCACCAGAAATGGTGAGCGTGGCCCCAGAGAAGAACAAGACTGTGGTGCCTCTGGAGAAGACCACACCAAGCGTGGAGGGGCAGCCAGCAGCTGCATGTCCCAACCCGACAGACCAGGCTGAGGGCCAGGGAGATTCACAGACATCTGCTGGACAGAGCAGTGGGGTCTCGGAGGCTGCCTCTCAGCTCCTGGAGCAAGGTGTGCAGTTGGAGCCCCCCCAGagcctgccagcagcagagccgAGTGAGGGCCTGCCCAAGGAAGCCAAACCCAAGGCACTGAGCCTGCGGGAATACCGCATCCGCATGCTGCACCGCCAGTCCAGCCTGGGCGGCAGCCAGGAAGACAAGAAGCAAGTGGCCAGCAAGTGGCCCAGCGTCCCCGAGCCTCCAGCGGAGCTGGCAGAGATCCCCTGCCTGGTGTCACCCAAGCGTTCTGCCACCGATGCAGACAGTGCTCAGAAAGGCCTGGAGAAAcccaccagccccactgctggCCCTTCTGCTGGCAAAGCTCCCACTGCTCTGGCTTCAGCTACGGCACCTGCCACGGCTCCACCACCCCCATCAACACCAATGCCTTTTGCTGCACCAAACGTGCCCCCAGCTGCTGGGATGGCCCCTGCTGGGATGCCGCCAGCCTCTGCCGGTGCTTACACCCTTTACCCACCAGTGCCTTCCTGGCCCTGTTTCAGCCCCCAGCCCATGGGCTGCCATGGTTTGCCCCCACCTCCTGTCGCCAACTCCTCCAGTGCTTTTCACATGGTGACTGGCCTCCCGCCTCCACCCATGGCCTGGCCCCCACCGGCTGTGCCACCCCCACCTCCTTTTGGCCCTGGTGGACCCTATGCCCCAGTGGGGTGGGCACCGCCATCCTACTGGCCAGGAATCCCCATGCCACCTCCGGTGCCTGCCCTGGCATACAGGGACCCCAGAACAGCAGCGCAGGCTGCTACTGCcttcccagctggcagccaccccagcacagccctcctgcaaGGGCAGCTTCCTgctgcccctgtactcagctgCCCGGAGCCACCGgccttccctgcccagccaccTGGCCTGGCCAGCGAggtgggggctgcaggtggCCCAACCAGGCCAGCGACCAGCAGGGTACCGGACTGCAAGAGGCAGGCACGGCTGGCAGGGGAGAGCTCTCTCCCCAAGGCCCCTCCGGCTCCTGCCTCAGCCCAGCCTCTGCCAGCCCCCTTGGTTGCcgctgcccagcccagcagggtccctcctgcagcaccagcccccCAGGCTGCCCCTACTCAGCCTCCAGAAGAGCTTCAGGCTGTAACCCCCACCCAGCTCCCAAAGGCCCCCCCAGCTGACATCCACTGCCCTGTGGAGGTGTCCCCTGCCGCTGGCCCTGTTGGGGAGTCCCCTGGCACCTGCCCCACGGAGAAGGCTGTAGGGCTGGGCaaggggacagaggagagagctCTGCTGGAGCCTAAGGCAGCTactgggcaggagctgcctggccaAACATCCACCTCCCAGGCTGTGGCACCACCACCGAAAGCATGTCGAGAGAGCAGCCTGCCCAACAAGGTGCCCGCTGTGCGGCCATGGAGGCACCAGCCGCTCCTCAGCCCGGCACAgcccagtgacagcagcaagGACATTGTGCAAGCCTTCATCAGCGAGATCG GGATTGAAGCCACCGACCTGTCCAGCCTGCTGGAGCAGTTTGAGAAGTCTGAAG CCAAGAAGGAGGAGACTCCTGTGCAGCCCCCCGAGGACAGGAGGCCAACAGGGAGCTCCGG gCCTGAGATCCAGCAGGATGGACAGACTCAGCAGGACAGGAAGCCCCCGGATGGCTTGCATGCCTCTGAGCTGGCCAATGTGGCAG GCCTCACTCCCCCAGCGACGCCCCCCCATCAGCTCTGGAAGCCTTTACCTGCTGTCTcgctgctggccaaggccaagtcGCCTGGGTCCACATCCCAGGAAGGGTCCCAGAAGACAGCCAAGCCGATGAAAGCCAAGCCACTGCCCCCAAACAAGATCCAGGGGAACAGTGTGGTGCTGGCCCCCACTGGCACAGCCCCCAACCACGTGTGCTCGGGAGACCATGACTACTGCATCCCAGCTGTGGCACGGCCGGAGAGCAACAGTATCACTGGCACACAGCCCCCTGCCAAGGGCGGCTCCCGCTGGAATGTCAAACGCCACCGGGACATAACTATCAAACCCATCTCTTCCTTAACCAAACGGACGCTGGACCAACCTGAGCCCACCCCGCCAGCCCCCCCCACCACTGTGAGGCCCATCCAGGAGCCGGTGGGGACAGCCTGCCTAGCCCCCCTGGATTATCGGACTACCATCCCCAACAAGGCCACCACCAGGTGCAGCAGTCCCCCCACCTCAGTGCTCCTGTCTCCAGCTGCATCCCCGTGCCGGGACCAGGAGGTGCGGACTcgcagtgcccagcccagccatgCTGCTGCCAAGAGGTCCCTACGCTGCTACCGGAGACCCCAGGACtcacccagcccctctgccGACAGCTGGAGGGCTGGCCGGAGCCGTGCCAGCCGCTCCTTCAGCTCCAGTTCAGATGGAGCTAGTGAGTCCTCGTCTTCAtcttcatcctcatcctcccGATCCCGGTCACGGTCGTTCTCCCCACCCCCCAAGCGGTGGCGAAG atACCGCTCAAGATGTTCCCGCAGCTCCTCCTCTCGCTCCAGCTGTGGGTCATGTGGCAGGTCCCGTGACAGGTCCTCATCCTCATCATCAACATCCTCCTACTCGTCCAGGTCCATATCCCACAGCCAGTCCCGCTCCCCCTCACCCCGCAGGAGGAGTAACAGACGGAGAAG ATACAGTTGCGATGCACAGGACCACTACCAAAGGCAGAGGATCCTCCAGAAGGAACGTGCAATA GAGGAGCGTCGAGTTGTGTTTATTGGCAAGATCCCCAGCAGGATGACACGGTCAGAGCTGCAGCACCGCTTCTCTGTGTTTGGGGACATCGAGGAGTGCACCCTGCACTTCCGGTCTGAGGG GGATAACTATGGCTTTGTCACCTATCGCTATGCCGAGGAAGCCTTTGCTGCCATCGAGAGTGGGCACAAGCTGCGGCGCCCAGATGAGCAGCCCTTTGACCTGTGCTTTGGCGGCCGCCGGCAGTTCTGCAGGAGGAACTATGCCGACTTGG ATTCAAACCGGGAGGATTTTGACCCGGCTCCCGTCAAGAGCAAGTTTGATTCCCTGGACTTCGACACGCTGCTGCGGCAGGCACAGCGCAGCCTGCGGAGGTAG
- the PPRC1 gene encoding peroxisome proliferator-activated receptor gamma coactivator-related protein 1 isoform X2: MSHLPPLRVWGWGCSAAVCSTGYQEPVCAVEEISTDSGAVQSVYLAPHAPQQCFSLEDDLNLTSLDAETILEAEEILGTMQNYLDSSVISIIEDLSLCESKVCLDVQNELSLLTAITEILDSTDDETLSPFDTIMDAELLTSPRERENPSFQKFLTLSRPLLECESPALEQPKALRPLSSSVSVIGKTDADLAWDCAAHGLEDPVLPKKQVCSTPRLERKVGWHRAREQPLPQRSDGEEEEEEAALGVELGSSMKTVDFCVSEAGAAVEEHEDPCIINTGDVSLSELVKSMHPYCLPTFTVCLDPETEPVAKELLSSPVLLEIVPGEGESVEIPVVLQPLAPSSLDLELQLLGAEEGTRASIPEDREELPGAPTQETGVEEKKEEKLPGKEPSCTTPEGTSPPEAAAPGAWSPNSSSWHSTEATVGGKRECSEKGRGRERARKSRKKKAEPDQSKQARPGRDCVAHRLRSAGSGQPPGQLATSRQRAACPSVQVSDFLAQQLERARKEGQMELNAERAPQPRGRPQSTSGAFLPKKVQQDLQKVPSPEMVSVAPEKNKTVVPLEKTTPSVEGQPAAACPNPTDQAEGQGDSQTSAGQSSGVSEAASQLLEQGVQLEPPQSLPAAEPSEGLPKEAKPKALSLREYRIRMLHRQSSLGGSQEDKKQVASKWPSVPEPPAELAEIPCLVSPKRSATDADSAQKGLEKPTSPTAGPSAGKAPTALASATAPATAPPPPSTPMPFAAPNVPPAAGMAPAGMPPASAGAYTLYPPVPSWPCFSPQPMGCHGLPPPPVANSSSAFHMVTGLPPPPMAWPPPAVPPPPPFGPGGPYAPVGWAPPSYWPGIPMPPPVPALAYRDPRTAAQAATAFPAGSHPSTALLQGQLPAAPVLSCPEPPAFPAQPPGLASEVGAAGGPTRPATSRVPDCKRQARLAGESSLPKAPPAPASAQPLPAPLVAAAQPSRVPPAAPAPQAAPTQPPEELQAVTPTQLPKAPPADIHCPVEVSPAAGPVGESPGTCPTEKAVGLGKGTEERALLEPKAATGQELPGQTSTSQAVAPPPKACRESSLPNKVPAVRPWRHQPLLSPAQPSDSSKDIVQAFISEIGIEATDLSSLLEQFEKSEAKKEETPVQPPEDRRPTGSSGPEIQQDGQTQQDRKPPDGLHASELANVAGLTPPATPPHQLWKPLPAVSLLAKAKSPGSTSQEGSQKTAKPMKAKPLPPNKIQGNSVVLAPTGTAPNHVCSGDHDYCIPAVARPESNSITGTQPPAKGGSRWNVKRHRDITIKPISSLTKRTLDQPEPTPPAPPTTVRPIQEPVGTACLAPLDYRTTIPNKATTRCSSPPTSVLLSPAASPCRDQEVRTRSAQPSHAAAKRSLRCYRRPQDSPSPSADSWRAGRSRASRSFSSSSDGASESSSSSSSSSSRSRSRSFSPPPKRWRRYRSRCSRSSSSRSSCGSCGRSRDRSSSSSSTSSYSSRSISHSQSRSPSPRRRSNRRRRYSCDAQDHYQRQRILQKERAIEERRVVFIGKIPSRMTRSELQHRFSVFGDIEECTLHFRSEGDNYGFVTYRYAEEAFAAIESGHKLRRPDEQPFDLCFGGRRQFCRRNYADLDSNREDFDPAPVKSKFDSLDFDTLLRQAQRSLRR; the protein is encoded by the exons ATGTCCCACCTGCCTCCTCTGCGtgtttggggctgggggtgctcagccgCGGTTTGCAGCACAGGCTATCAGGAGCCCGTGTGTGCTGTGGAGGAGATCAGCACCGATAGTGGGGCTGTGCAAAGTGTTTACCTGGCTCCCCATGCTCCTCAACAGTGCTTTTCCCTCGAGGATGACTTGAACTTAACGTCGTTGGATGCAGAAACCATCTTGGAGGCTGAAGAGATCCTCGGGACAATGCAGAACTATCTTGACTCCTCTGTGATCTCCATCATTGAGGATCTCTCTCTGTGCGAG AGCAAGGTCTGCCTGGATGTGCAGAACGAGCTGTCCTTGCTGACTGCCATCACGGAGATCCTGGACAGCACAGATGATGAGACCCTGTCCCCCTTTGACACCATCAtggatgcagagctgctgacCTCGCCTCGTGAGCGGGAGAATCCCTCG TTTCAGAAGTTTCTCACCTTGTCCCGTCCGTTGCTGGAATGTGAGAgccctgccctggagcagcccaAGGCTCTCAGGCCTCTcagcagcagtgtctctgtGATTGGGAAG ACTGATGCAGACCTGGCCTGGGACTGTGCTGCTCACGGCCTCGAGGACCCAGTGCTGCCAAAGAAGCAAGTCTGCAGCACCCCGAGACTGGAGAGGAAGGTGGGCTGGCACCGGGCCCgagagcagcccctgccacaGCGCAGTgatggggaggaagaagaggaggaagctgCCTTGGGTGTGGAGCTAGGCAGCAGCATGAAGACTGTGGATTTCTGTGTGAGCGAGGCTGGGGCAGCAGTGGAGGAGCACGAAGACCCCTGCATCATCAACACAGGTGATGTGTCTCTGAGTGAGCTGGTGAAGTCCATGCACCCGTACTGCCTGCCCACCTTCACTGTGTGCCTGGACCCCGAGACTGAGCCCGTGGCCAAGGAGCTTCTGAGCAGTCCGGTCTTGCTGGAAATTGTGCCTGGCGAGGGAGAGAGTGTGGAGATCCCTGTGGTCCTGCAGCCCTTGGCTCCTAGCTCCCTCGATCtggagctccagctcctgggagcagaggagggtACCAGGGCATCAATCCCAGAGGATAgagaggagctgccaggagctCCAACCCAGGAAACTGGGgtggaggagaagaaggaggaaaaactgcCTGGGAAGGAGCCCTCTTGCACTACCCCGGAGGGCACCTCCCcaccagaggcagcagcacctggagccTGGAGtcccaacagcagctcctggcacagcacgGAAGCCACAGTGGGTGGGAAACGCGAGTGCTCTGAGAAGGGACGGGGCCGTGAGAGAGCAAGGAAGAGTcggaaaaagaaagcagagccGGACCAAAGCAAGCAGGCCAGGCCTGGCAGGGACTGTGTGGCCCACCGGCTTCgctctgctggctctgggcagcccCCGGGCCAACTGGCCACCAGCCGTCAGCGGGCAGCATGTCCTTCCGTCCAGGTCTCAGActtcctggcacagcagctggaaCGAGCCCGGAAGGAGGGGCAGATGGAGCTGAATGCTGAGCGGGCACCACAACCCCGGGGCAGGCCCCAGAGCACATCAGGGGCCTTCCTGCCCAAGAAAGTGCAGCAGGATCTGCAGAAGGTGCCATCACCAGAAATGGTGAGCGTGGCCCCAGAGAAGAACAAGACTGTGGTGCCTCTGGAGAAGACCACACCAAGCGTGGAGGGGCAGCCAGCAGCTGCATGTCCCAACCCGACAGACCAGGCTGAGGGCCAGGGAGATTCACAGACATCTGCTGGACAGAGCAGTGGGGTCTCGGAGGCTGCCTCTCAGCTCCTGGAGCAAGGTGTGCAGTTGGAGCCCCCCCAGagcctgccagcagcagagccgAGTGAGGGCCTGCCCAAGGAAGCCAAACCCAAGGCACTGAGCCTGCGGGAATACCGCATCCGCATGCTGCACCGCCAGTCCAGCCTGGGCGGCAGCCAGGAAGACAAGAAGCAAGTGGCCAGCAAGTGGCCCAGCGTCCCCGAGCCTCCAGCGGAGCTGGCAGAGATCCCCTGCCTGGTGTCACCCAAGCGTTCTGCCACCGATGCAGACAGTGCTCAGAAAGGCCTGGAGAAAcccaccagccccactgctggCCCTTCTGCTGGCAAAGCTCCCACTGCTCTGGCTTCAGCTACGGCACCTGCCACGGCTCCACCACCCCCATCAACACCAATGCCTTTTGCTGCACCAAACGTGCCCCCAGCTGCTGGGATGGCCCCTGCTGGGATGCCGCCAGCCTCTGCCGGTGCTTACACCCTTTACCCACCAGTGCCTTCCTGGCCCTGTTTCAGCCCCCAGCCCATGGGCTGCCATGGTTTGCCCCCACCTCCTGTCGCCAACTCCTCCAGTGCTTTTCACATGGTGACTGGCCTCCCGCCTCCACCCATGGCCTGGCCCCCACCGGCTGTGCCACCCCCACCTCCTTTTGGCCCTGGTGGACCCTATGCCCCAGTGGGGTGGGCACCGCCATCCTACTGGCCAGGAATCCCCATGCCACCTCCGGTGCCTGCCCTGGCATACAGGGACCCCAGAACAGCAGCGCAGGCTGCTACTGCcttcccagctggcagccaccccagcacagccctcctgcaaGGGCAGCTTCCTgctgcccctgtactcagctgCCCGGAGCCACCGgccttccctgcccagccaccTGGCCTGGCCAGCGAggtgggggctgcaggtggCCCAACCAGGCCAGCGACCAGCAGGGTACCGGACTGCAAGAGGCAGGCACGGCTGGCAGGGGAGAGCTCTCTCCCCAAGGCCCCTCCGGCTCCTGCCTCAGCCCAGCCTCTGCCAGCCCCCTTGGTTGCcgctgcccagcccagcagggtccctcctgcagcaccagcccccCAGGCTGCCCCTACTCAGCCTCCAGAAGAGCTTCAGGCTGTAACCCCCACCCAGCTCCCAAAGGCCCCCCCAGCTGACATCCACTGCCCTGTGGAGGTGTCCCCTGCCGCTGGCCCTGTTGGGGAGTCCCCTGGCACCTGCCCCACGGAGAAGGCTGTAGGGCTGGGCaaggggacagaggagagagctCTGCTGGAGCCTAAGGCAGCTactgggcaggagctgcctggccaAACATCCACCTCCCAGGCTGTGGCACCACCACCGAAAGCATGTCGAGAGAGCAGCCTGCCCAACAAGGTGCCCGCTGTGCGGCCATGGAGGCACCAGCCGCTCCTCAGCCCGGCACAgcccagtgacagcagcaagGACATTGTGCAAGCCTTCATCAGCGAGATCG GGATTGAAGCCACCGACCTGTCCAGCCTGCTGGAGCAGTTTGAGAAGTCTGAAG CCAAGAAGGAGGAGACTCCTGTGCAGCCCCCCGAGGACAGGAGGCCAACAGGGAGCTCCGG gCCTGAGATCCAGCAGGATGGACAGACTCAGCAGGACAGGAAGCCCCCGGATGGCTTGCATGCCTCTGAGCTGGCCAATGTGGCAG GCCTCACTCCCCCAGCGACGCCCCCCCATCAGCTCTGGAAGCCTTTACCTGCTGTCTcgctgctggccaaggccaagtcGCCTGGGTCCACATCCCAGGAAGGGTCCCAGAAGACAGCCAAGCCGATGAAAGCCAAGCCACTGCCCCCAAACAAGATCCAGGGGAACAGTGTGGTGCTGGCCCCCACTGGCACAGCCCCCAACCACGTGTGCTCGGGAGACCATGACTACTGCATCCCAGCTGTGGCACGGCCGGAGAGCAACAGTATCACTGGCACACAGCCCCCTGCCAAGGGCGGCTCCCGCTGGAATGTCAAACGCCACCGGGACATAACTATCAAACCCATCTCTTCCTTAACCAAACGGACGCTGGACCAACCTGAGCCCACCCCGCCAGCCCCCCCCACCACTGTGAGGCCCATCCAGGAGCCGGTGGGGACAGCCTGCCTAGCCCCCCTGGATTATCGGACTACCATCCCCAACAAGGCCACCACCAGGTGCAGCAGTCCCCCCACCTCAGTGCTCCTGTCTCCAGCTGCATCCCCGTGCCGGGACCAGGAGGTGCGGACTcgcagtgcccagcccagccatgCTGCTGCCAAGAGGTCCCTACGCTGCTACCGGAGACCCCAGGACtcacccagcccctctgccGACAGCTGGAGGGCTGGCCGGAGCCGTGCCAGCCGCTCCTTCAGCTCCAGTTCAGATGGAGCTAGTGAGTCCTCGTCTTCAtcttcatcctcatcctcccGATCCCGGTCACGGTCGTTCTCCCCACCCCCCAAGCGGTGGCGAAG atACCGCTCAAGATGTTCCCGCAGCTCCTCCTCTCGCTCCAGCTGTGGGTCATGTGGCAGGTCCCGTGACAGGTCCTCATCCTCATCATCAACATCCTCCTACTCGTCCAGGTCCATATCCCACAGCCAGTCCCGCTCCCCCTCACCCCGCAGGAGGAGTAACAGACGGAGAAG ATACAGTTGCGATGCACAGGACCACTACCAAAGGCAGAGGATCCTCCAGAAGGAACGTGCAATA GAGGAGCGTCGAGTTGTGTTTATTGGCAAGATCCCCAGCAGGATGACACGGTCAGAGCTGCAGCACCGCTTCTCTGTGTTTGGGGACATCGAGGAGTGCACCCTGCACTTCCGGTCTGAGGG GGATAACTATGGCTTTGTCACCTATCGCTATGCCGAGGAAGCCTTTGCTGCCATCGAGAGTGGGCACAAGCTGCGGCGCCCAGATGAGCAGCCCTTTGACCTGTGCTTTGGCGGCCGCCGGCAGTTCTGCAGGAGGAACTATGCCGACTTGG ATTCAAACCGGGAGGATTTTGACCCGGCTCCCGTCAAGAGCAAGTTTGATTCCCTGGACTTCGACACGCTGCTGCGGCAGGCACAGCGCAGCCTGCGGAGGTAG